In a single window of the Agromyces sp. H17E-10 genome:
- a CDS encoding FAD-dependent oxidoreductase: MQIIVIGAGAWGLPTAAELAERGHRVTLVDRYGPGNALSSSHGPTRIWRLADPDPAKIAMTRQSLEAMERLSSIAGEPVFLRRGLVWRDDRASLDRFEWTLAMEGIPHLRLGADRVATRFPGLVPDGRGAIYTSEAGPVLAEVSLRAQLRRFEQAGGELRIGHVVDLETDATGTGSGGGGARVHLEGGEVLEADALVIAAGPGASTLLGHLGLSVPLRPHLEQVVHVADPARPFDDLPDLIDIASGERPTLYAMTTPRVGYKLGLDAPLRDVAWGVDDDRTPDESRTAMLLDYARSTLGMTGATVVDAKVCSWTDSPDGRFVIGTPLPGVTVACGDSGEGFKFSALMGLVLADLAEGAAPRVDLAPFAFDRFDAVDPEAAAATAAALESPTALGGAPEAS, translated from the coding sequence ATGCAGATCATCGTCATCGGCGCCGGCGCCTGGGGGCTTCCGACCGCGGCCGAGCTCGCCGAACGCGGCCACCGCGTCACCCTCGTCGACCGCTACGGCCCCGGCAACGCGCTCTCGTCGTCGCACGGCCCGACCCGCATCTGGCGGCTCGCCGACCCCGACCCGGCGAAGATCGCGATGACCCGACAGAGCCTCGAGGCGATGGAGCGGCTGTCGTCGATCGCGGGCGAACCGGTGTTCCTGCGCCGCGGGCTCGTCTGGCGCGACGACCGTGCCTCGCTCGACCGCTTCGAGTGGACGCTCGCGATGGAGGGCATCCCCCACCTGCGGCTCGGCGCCGACCGGGTCGCCACCCGCTTCCCGGGCCTCGTACCCGACGGGCGCGGCGCCATCTACACCTCGGAGGCGGGTCCCGTGCTCGCCGAGGTCTCGCTGCGCGCGCAGCTGCGACGGTTCGAGCAGGCGGGCGGCGAACTGCGCATCGGGCACGTCGTCGACCTCGAGACGGATGCGACGGGCACCGGGTCGGGCGGCGGGGGCGCACGGGTCCACCTCGAGGGCGGTGAGGTGCTCGAGGCCGACGCCCTCGTGATCGCCGCCGGCCCCGGGGCATCCACCCTGCTCGGTCACCTGGGGCTCTCGGTGCCGCTGCGTCCGCACCTCGAGCAGGTCGTGCACGTCGCCGACCCGGCACGCCCGTTCGACGACCTGCCCGACCTCATCGACATCGCGAGCGGCGAGCGACCCACGCTCTACGCGATGACGACGCCCCGAGTCGGCTACAAGCTCGGCCTCGACGCGCCGCTGCGCGACGTCGCGTGGGGCGTCGACGACGACCGCACGCCCGACGAATCGCGCACCGCGATGCTGCTCGACTACGCCCGATCGACCCTCGGCATGACGGGCGCGACCGTGGTCGACGCCAAGGTGTGCAGCTGGACCGACTCCCCCGACGGCCGCTTCGTGATCGGCACGCCGCTGCCGGGCGTGACGGTCGCGTGCGGCGACTCGGGCGAGGGCTTCAAGTTCTCGGCGCTCATGGGCCTCGTGCTCGCCGACCTCGCCGAGGGCGCGGCGCCGCGGGTCGACCTCGCACCATTCGCGTTCGACCGGTTCGACGCGGTCGACCCCGAGGCCGCTGCCGCGACCGCCGCAGCGCTCGAATCGCCCACCGCGCTCGGCGGCGCGCCCGAGGCATCCTGA
- a CDS encoding PLD nuclease N-terminal domain-containing protein, translating into MPMVFSLVVLAGMVYALVDLIMRDESQVKHLPKFGWILLVIFLPLIGTVLWFTLGREYSSSGRGLGGFTPAGRAPEEPYVPPMPRDTRSTEEQIADLDREIEYYQKRAELEQRKRELGGGSQVE; encoded by the coding sequence ATGCCGATGGTCTTCTCGCTCGTGGTCCTCGCGGGCATGGTCTACGCCCTCGTCGATCTCATCATGCGCGACGAGTCGCAGGTCAAGCACCTGCCGAAGTTCGGGTGGATCCTGCTCGTGATCTTCCTGCCGCTCATCGGCACGGTGCTCTGGTTCACGCTCGGCCGCGAGTACTCGTCGAGCGGCCGGGGCCTCGGCGGATTCACGCCCGCGGGCCGCGCGCCCGAGGAGCCGTACGTGCCGCCGATGCCGCGCGACACCCGCTCGACCGAGGAGCAGATCGCCGACCTCGACCGCGAGATCGAGTACTACCAGAAGCGCGCCGAGCTCGAGCAGCGCAAGCGCGAGCTCGGCGGGGGCTCGCAGGTCGAGTAG
- a CDS encoding amidase: protein MDLFRLTATEASELMRRRELSPVDLLESVIARTEATEPVINAVTEQWIDEARDAARTSEARFAAGDDLRPLEGIPLMLKDEQPIAGRLLEDGCLLEKGHIADETHPIVERILAAGAVVHARTTTPEYCCAPVTHSKLWGITRNPWNPDFTPGGSSGGSGAVLAAGSTLLATGSDIGGSIRIPASFCGVVGFKPPFGRVPGMAPFNSDTYCADGPMGRSVGDVAMLQNVISGPWVGDAASLRDIATVSGAVGSLEGVRIALCLDLGGYDVDPSVEHNTRAVGRALVAAGATVDMVELPWGPDLVQETSWPHFGAVMGPFIESILEGDASRADQLMPYTRAFAAKAAAGGDYVEGLVAESAFYRPFAELMTEYDALVCPTIATTGFAADEPSTDSAAVFGKLMTLPFNVIGRVPVLAVPSGVAPNGVPTGVQIVGRTYDDAAVFRVGAALEQELGLWTDPAWWPEV, encoded by the coding sequence ATGGACCTGTTCCGGCTCACCGCCACCGAGGCATCGGAGCTGATGCGACGACGCGAGCTGTCGCCCGTCGACCTGCTCGAATCGGTCATCGCCCGCACCGAGGCGACCGAACCCGTGATCAACGCCGTCACCGAGCAGTGGATCGACGAAGCGCGCGACGCCGCGCGCACGTCGGAGGCCCGGTTCGCGGCGGGCGACGACCTCCGCCCGCTCGAGGGCATCCCGCTCATGCTCAAGGACGAGCAGCCCATCGCGGGTCGCCTGCTCGAAGACGGCTGCCTGCTCGAGAAGGGCCACATCGCCGACGAGACGCACCCGATCGTCGAGCGCATCCTGGCCGCGGGCGCGGTCGTCCACGCGCGCACCACCACCCCCGAGTACTGCTGCGCGCCGGTCACGCACTCGAAGCTGTGGGGCATCACCCGCAACCCGTGGAACCCCGACTTCACCCCCGGCGGCTCGTCGGGTGGATCGGGCGCCGTGCTCGCGGCCGGTTCGACCCTGCTCGCGACGGGGTCCGACATCGGCGGCTCGATCCGCATCCCGGCGTCGTTCTGCGGGGTCGTCGGCTTCAAGCCGCCGTTCGGGCGGGTGCCGGGCATGGCGCCGTTCAACTCCGACACGTACTGCGCCGACGGTCCGATGGGCCGCAGCGTCGGCGACGTCGCCATGCTGCAGAACGTCATCTCGGGGCCGTGGGTCGGCGACGCGGCATCCCTGCGCGACATCGCGACCGTCTCGGGCGCCGTCGGATCCCTCGAGGGCGTGCGCATCGCGCTCTGCCTCGACCTCGGCGGCTACGACGTCGACCCGTCGGTCGAGCACAACACGCGCGCGGTCGGCCGGGCGCTCGTCGCGGCCGGCGCGACCGTCGACATGGTCGAGCTGCCGTGGGGTCCCGACCTCGTGCAGGAGACCTCGTGGCCGCACTTCGGCGCGGTCATGGGCCCGTTCATCGAGTCGATCCTCGAGGGCGACGCGTCACGCGCCGACCAGCTCATGCCGTACACCCGGGCGTTCGCGGCGAAGGCCGCGGCCGGCGGCGACTACGTCGAGGGCCTCGTCGCCGAGAGCGCGTTCTACCGTCCCTTCGCCGAACTCATGACCGAGTACGACGCCCTCGTCTGCCCGACGATCGCGACGACCGGCTTCGCCGCCGACGAGCCGTCGACCGACAGCGCCGCAGTGTTCGGCAAGCTCATGACGCTGCCGTTCAACGTGATCGGCCGCGTGCCCGTGCTCGCCGTGCCGTCGGGCGTCGCGCCGAACGGCGTCCCGACCGGCGTGCAGATCGTCGGTCGCACGTATGACGACGCGGCCGTCTTCCGCGTCGGCGCCGCGCTCGAGCAGGAGCTCGGACTCTGGACCGACCCCGCCTGGTGGCCCGAGGTCTAG
- a CDS encoding NAD(P)/FAD-dependent oxidoreductase yields MQQNSWDVIIVGGGSAGLSAALMLGRSRRSVLVLDEGAPRNRFAGHMHGVLGRDHTSPLDLLADGRAELGRYENVTIRTGVAIGARAEPEGPAGFELELADGARRRTRRLLVASGLRDALPSVPGLAEQWGRGAFLCPYCDGWEVRDRRIAVIATSAAQVHQAQLMRQLSTDVTVFAHDAGLPVDARDGLVARGVVVEERPVAAVVADERGSLRGIRLVDGTEIAADAIFVGPAPEPNDPVLRRLGAERAPHPMGGEFVVVDAMGRTSVPGVWAAGNVTDPRSSVPFAMAAGSMAGAAINADLVEEEVRAVVARRAPAAGS; encoded by the coding sequence ATGCAGCAGAACTCGTGGGACGTCATCATCGTCGGCGGCGGCAGCGCCGGGCTCAGCGCGGCCCTCATGCTGGGCCGGTCGCGCCGCAGCGTGCTCGTGCTCGACGAGGGCGCTCCCCGCAACCGCTTCGCCGGCCACATGCACGGCGTGCTCGGCCGGGATCACACGTCGCCGCTCGACCTGCTCGCCGACGGCCGCGCCGAGTTGGGCCGCTACGAGAACGTGACGATCCGCACGGGCGTCGCGATCGGCGCGCGCGCCGAGCCCGAAGGGCCCGCCGGCTTCGAACTCGAGCTCGCCGATGGCGCGCGCCGGCGCACCCGACGGCTGCTCGTCGCGAGCGGCCTGCGTGACGCGCTGCCATCCGTCCCCGGTCTCGCCGAGCAGTGGGGACGCGGTGCGTTCCTCTGCCCGTACTGCGACGGCTGGGAGGTGCGCGACCGCCGCATCGCGGTCATCGCCACCTCGGCGGCGCAGGTGCACCAGGCGCAGCTCATGCGGCAGTTGTCGACCGACGTCACCGTCTTCGCGCACGATGCCGGCCTCCCGGTCGACGCCCGCGACGGCCTCGTGGCACGCGGGGTGGTCGTCGAGGAGCGCCCCGTGGCCGCGGTCGTCGCCGACGAGCGGGGGTCGCTCCGCGGCATCCGGCTCGTCGACGGCACCGAGATCGCGGCCGACGCGATCTTCGTCGGCCCCGCACCCGAGCCGAACGACCCGGTGCTGCGCCGGCTGGGCGCCGAGCGCGCCCCGCACCCCATGGGCGGCGAGTTCGTCGTGGTCGACGCGATGGGGCGCACGAGCGTGCCGGGCGTGTGGGCGGCGGGCAACGTGACCGATCCCCGGTCGTCGGTGCCGTTCGCGATGGCCGCGGGCAGCATGGCCGGCGCGGCGATCAATGCCGACCTCGTCGAGGAGGAGGTCCGGGCCGTCGTCGCGCGCCGAGCGCCTGCCGCCGGCAGCTGA
- a CDS encoding YybH family protein, producing the protein MTTREPTVDEVLAAADAIVDAFAATDGPRYFAGFAPDASFMFHTEAARLDDRAAYEALWAEWTGGGWRVLSCESSNRLVQTYPGGAVFSHDVATRVDTGDGEDAYTERETIVFRVDGDGLLAVHEHLSPMPGADADASTD; encoded by the coding sequence ATGACCACCCGTGAACCGACCGTCGACGAGGTGCTCGCCGCCGCCGACGCGATCGTCGACGCGTTCGCCGCGACCGACGGACCCCGCTACTTCGCGGGCTTCGCCCCCGACGCGAGCTTCATGTTCCACACCGAGGCCGCACGGCTCGACGACCGCGCCGCCTACGAGGCCCTCTGGGCGGAGTGGACGGGGGGCGGCTGGCGCGTGCTCTCCTGCGAGTCGAGCAACCGACTCGTGCAGACCTACCCGGGCGGCGCCGTGTTCTCGCACGACGTCGCGACCCGCGTCGACACCGGCGACGGCGAGGACGCGTACACCGAGCGGGAGACGATCGTCTTCCGCGTCGACGGTGACGGACTCCTCGCCGTGCACGAGCACCTCTCACCCATGCCCGGCGCCGACGCCGACGCATCCACCGACTGA
- a CDS encoding endonuclease/exonuclease/phosphatase family protein, whose translation MLVISYNLRKHRAISELAALDERYSPEVLCLQEVDTSNLAERVGRLRLAHSTTGNRLGLAMYYRDDRFEPRDIRAFALKKSLHDRILRPAHERLLGARLTDLEHGRDVIVASFHAAPLTALNSLRRHQIRSALGALQLMGPHLPTLMVGDYNYPVFKDNLAEKVRDAGYELTLSDSRTYTRYKYFRGHFDFATSADFEIRRVETLPRGSSDHLPILVDAQYVGLHADDEIDVVI comes from the coding sequence ATGCTGGTCATCAGCTACAACCTGCGCAAGCACCGCGCCATCTCCGAGCTCGCGGCGCTCGATGAGCGCTACTCACCCGAGGTGCTCTGCCTGCAGGAGGTCGACACGTCGAACCTTGCCGAGCGGGTCGGCCGGCTGCGCCTCGCGCACTCGACGACGGGCAACCGGCTCGGCCTCGCGATGTACTACCGCGACGATCGGTTCGAGCCCCGCGACATCCGCGCCTTCGCGCTCAAGAAGTCGCTGCACGACCGCATCCTCCGGCCCGCCCACGAGCGGCTGCTCGGCGCCCGGCTCACCGACCTCGAGCACGGCCGCGACGTGATCGTCGCGTCGTTCCACGCGGCGCCGCTCACGGCCCTCAACTCGTTGCGACGGCACCAGATCCGCTCGGCGCTCGGCGCGCTGCAGCTCATGGGGCCGCACCTGCCGACGCTCATGGTCGGCGACTACAACTACCCCGTGTTCAAGGACAATCTGGCCGAGAAGGTGCGCGATGCGGGCTACGAGCTCACGCTGAGCGACAGTCGCACCTACACGCGGTACAAGTACTTCCGCGGGCACTTCGACTTCGCGACGTCGGCCGACTTCGAGATCCGTCGCGTCGAGACGCTGCCCCGCGGGTCGAGCGACCACCTGCCGATCCTCGTCGACGCGCAGTACGTCGGCCTGCACGCCGACGACGAGATCGACGTCGTCATCTGA
- the speB gene encoding agmatinase gives MQPDVSPEPIGPVDASRVPRFAGIATFARLPRLDEVPHADIAVVGVPFDSGVSYRPGARFGPSHVREASRLLRPFNPAQGVLPFAVQQVADAGDIAVNPFDIAEAVADVEAGARSLAEQADRLVVIGGDHTIALPLLRAVTAQHGPVAVLHFDAHLDTWDTYFGAPITHGTPFRRASEEGLIDLTASMHVGTRGPLYGVEDLTDDARLGFAIVTSEDIEEQGVESAIERIRARIGDKPLYISIDIDVLDPAHAPGTGTPEAGGLTSRELLRIIRALADKRIVGADVVEVAPAYDHAQLTAVAASHVAYELISAMAPRA, from the coding sequence ATGCAACCGGATGTTTCGCCCGAACCCATCGGTCCCGTCGACGCCAGCCGTGTCCCGCGCTTCGCGGGCATCGCGACGTTCGCCCGCCTTCCCCGCCTCGACGAGGTGCCGCACGCCGACATCGCCGTCGTGGGCGTGCCCTTCGACAGCGGCGTGAGCTACCGCCCCGGCGCGCGATTCGGCCCGTCGCACGTGCGCGAGGCGTCGCGCCTGCTGCGACCGTTCAACCCGGCGCAGGGCGTGCTGCCCTTCGCCGTGCAGCAGGTCGCCGACGCGGGCGACATCGCCGTCAACCCGTTCGACATCGCCGAGGCCGTCGCCGACGTCGAGGCCGGCGCCCGCTCGCTCGCCGAGCAGGCCGACCGGCTCGTCGTCATCGGCGGCGACCACACGATCGCGCTGCCGCTGCTGCGCGCCGTCACGGCGCAGCACGGCCCCGTCGCAGTGCTGCACTTCGATGCCCACCTCGACACGTGGGACACCTACTTCGGGGCCCCGATCACGCACGGCACGCCGTTCCGCCGTGCGTCGGAGGAGGGGCTCATCGACCTCACCGCGAGCATGCACGTCGGCACCCGCGGCCCGCTCTACGGCGTCGAGGACCTGACCGACGACGCACGACTCGGCTTCGCGATCGTCACGAGCGAGGACATCGAGGAGCAGGGCGTCGAGTCGGCGATCGAGCGCATCCGCGCCCGCATCGGCGACAAGCCGCTCTACATCTCGATCGACATCGACGTGCTCGACCCGGCGCACGCGCCCGGCACGGGCACCCCCGAGGCGGGCGGGCTCACGAGCCGTGAGCTCCTCCGCATCATCCGCGCCCTCGCCGACAAGCGCATCGTCGGCGCCGACGTCGTCGAGGTCGCCCCGGCCTACGACCACGCGCAGCTGACGGCGGTCGCGGCATCCCACGTCGCCTACGAGCTCATCAGCGCGATGGCGCCCCGCGCCTGA
- a CDS encoding TetR/AcrR family transcriptional regulator, whose translation MASRQAAVQKAVAPRRRAPRQTLTRREVTDAAIDLVERDGLDALTMRRLATELGVAPMSLYTHVASRDDLVDAIVEQLIERLDLHDEPGEPWQQAVRRTLGTYRDLAVALPHAFELLALAPYDTTPVAPHLVGVLAGLERAGLAPDQARQVLGIVDAYASGFLVVWARSTTSTRRAAAASVTAPDAASTAERDAAAAAAAPDEVAAMRDLETFDQGLEALIAGLGATLVPGPAEAGT comes from the coding sequence ATGGCGTCACGTCAAGCGGCAGTTCAGAAGGCGGTTGCTCCGCGCCGGCGCGCACCCCGCCAGACCCTCACCCGCCGCGAGGTCACCGACGCGGCGATCGACCTCGTCGAACGCGACGGGCTCGACGCGCTCACGATGCGCCGGCTCGCGACCGAGCTCGGCGTCGCGCCGATGAGCCTGTACACGCACGTCGCGAGTCGCGACGACCTCGTCGATGCCATCGTCGAGCAGCTCATCGAGCGGCTCGACCTGCACGACGAACCGGGCGAGCCCTGGCAGCAGGCGGTGCGCCGAACCCTCGGTACCTACCGCGACCTCGCGGTCGCGCTGCCGCACGCGTTCGAGCTGCTCGCCCTCGCTCCGTACGACACGACACCCGTCGCACCGCACCTCGTCGGCGTGCTCGCGGGCCTCGAGCGGGCCGGGCTCGCGCCCGACCAGGCACGCCAGGTGCTCGGCATCGTCGACGCGTACGCCTCGGGGTTCCTCGTGGTGTGGGCGCGCAGCACGACGTCGACGCGGCGGGCGGCCGCCGCGTCCGTGACCGCACCGGATGCCGCATCCACTGCCGAACGGGATGCGGCAGCCGCAGCCGCCGCGCCCGACGAGGTCGCCGCCATGCGCGACCTCGAGACGTTCGACCAGGGCCTCGAGGCCCTCATCGCGGGACTCGGCGCGACCCTCGTACCGGGTCCGGCCGAAGCCGGCACTTGA
- a CDS encoding APC family permease produces MTTSPDPAPGVTTAPAPATIPPGAVAGGSLARGRLGTFDIFFFVVAAAAPLAVMAGAAPLAFRLGGIGAPGAYVFSGIVYILCAAGFTAFARHVRNAGAFYAFIGRGLGRRTGGAAALVALLSYALICAGFYGFLGFYAAETFNPMLGLDVHWSVYALAGVAIVALLGYRQIDIGARVLAVLMILEVLILVVLAIAVLATEGTTNFTVEPFAPGNVFNLASGGMFVLALGAFIGFEGTAIYAEEARDAERTVPRATYLAVGFLALFYGFIAWVAVAALGVDGLTEFSLSDAFQGLYFMLAESYLGAWASTVMGLLIVTSILAATIAFHNATSRYLFALGRDGVLPAKLTRTHPRFHSPVLASLVTTIVSVLLIAITIGLRGDPYLQLLLWTNGVGIIGVVALQLLCMVSVVRFFSRDRRGHGVFRVVIAPLLGVLGLAAGLALMLTNLDLLTGRDDWVNWALMSTLVVAAVFGATRPGHAPSSIADEPAAAASVGA; encoded by the coding sequence ATGACCACATCCCCCGACCCGGCGCCCGGCGTCACGACCGCCCCCGCCCCCGCGACCATCCCGCCAGGCGCCGTCGCCGGCGGGTCGCTCGCCCGCGGCAGGCTCGGCACCTTCGACATCTTCTTCTTCGTGGTCGCCGCGGCAGCCCCGCTCGCCGTCATGGCCGGTGCGGCGCCGCTCGCCTTCCGCCTCGGCGGCATCGGTGCTCCGGGGGCGTACGTGTTCAGCGGCATCGTGTACATCCTCTGCGCCGCCGGGTTCACGGCGTTCGCCCGCCACGTGCGCAACGCGGGCGCGTTCTACGCCTTCATCGGGCGCGGCCTCGGTCGGCGCACCGGCGGGGCCGCGGCCCTCGTGGCCCTGCTGTCGTACGCGCTCATCTGCGCGGGCTTCTACGGGTTCCTCGGCTTCTACGCCGCCGAGACGTTCAACCCGATGCTCGGACTCGACGTGCACTGGTCGGTGTACGCGCTCGCGGGTGTCGCGATCGTCGCCCTGCTCGGCTACCGGCAGATCGACATCGGCGCGCGCGTGCTCGCGGTGCTCATGATCCTCGAGGTGCTCATCCTCGTGGTGCTCGCGATCGCCGTGCTCGCGACCGAGGGCACGACGAACTTCACGGTCGAGCCGTTCGCGCCCGGCAACGTGTTCAACCTCGCCTCGGGCGGCATGTTCGTGCTCGCACTCGGCGCGTTCATCGGCTTCGAGGGCACGGCGATCTACGCCGAGGAGGCGCGCGATGCCGAGCGCACCGTGCCGCGGGCGACGTACCTCGCAGTCGGGTTCCTCGCCCTGTTCTACGGCTTCATCGCGTGGGTCGCGGTCGCGGCGCTCGGCGTCGACGGGCTCACCGAGTTCTCGCTGTCGGACGCGTTCCAGGGGCTGTACTTCATGCTCGCCGAGTCGTACCTCGGGGCGTGGGCGTCGACGGTGATGGGGCTCCTCATCGTGACGAGCATCCTCGCGGCGACGATCGCGTTCCACAACGCGACCAGCCGGTACCTCTTCGCCCTCGGCCGCGACGGCGTGCTGCCCGCGAAGCTCACGCGCACGCACCCGCGGTTCCACTCGCCGGTGCTCGCGAGCCTCGTGACGACGATCGTGTCGGTGCTGCTCATCGCGATCACGATCGGACTGCGCGGGGACCCCTACCTGCAGCTGCTGCTCTGGACGAACGGCGTCGGCATCATCGGCGTCGTCGCGCTGCAGCTGCTCTGCATGGTCAGCGTCGTGCGCTTCTTCAGCCGTGATCGCCGCGGGCACGGGGTGTTCCGCGTGGTGATCGCGCCCCTGCTCGGCGTGCTCGGCCTCGCGGCGGGCCTCGCCCTCATGCTCACGAACCTCGACCTGCTGACCGGGCGCGACGACTGGGTGAACTGGGCGCTCATGTCGACGCTCGTCGTCGCGGCCGTTTTCGGCGCCACCAGGCCCGGGCATGCCCCGTCCTCGATCGCGGATGAGCCCGCGGCCGCGGCATCCGTCGGCGCCTGA
- a CDS encoding helix-turn-helix domain-containing protein, producing MQRPVPPSPSDSPMAIGPRLRNARTAQGLTLAQVAAAAGLTKGFLSRLERDETSPSVATLVQLCQVLSISVGSLFAEPEIQVVQLASAPRINLGGTGVAEHLISPRSESRVQMIRSVMEPGASGGAELYTISSDVEVLHVLSGAVSVRFVDREVPLVAGDSMTFPGREPHNWRADDELGAEVVWVIVPASWSGSS from the coding sequence ATGCAACGACCGGTCCCGCCGTCGCCGAGCGACTCCCCCATGGCGATCGGCCCTCGCCTGCGCAACGCCCGCACCGCGCAGGGGCTCACCCTCGCGCAGGTCGCCGCAGCCGCCGGACTCACCAAGGGCTTCCTGAGCCGGCTCGAGCGCGACGAGACGTCGCCGAGCGTCGCGACGCTCGTGCAGCTCTGCCAGGTGCTCTCGATCTCGGTCGGCTCGCTGTTCGCCGAGCCCGAGATCCAGGTCGTCCAGCTCGCCTCTGCGCCCCGCATCAACCTCGGCGGCACGGGCGTCGCCGAGCACCTCATCTCGCCGCGCAGCGAGTCACGGGTGCAGATGATCCGCTCGGTCATGGAGCCCGGGGCGTCGGGCGGCGCCGAGCTCTACACGATCTCGAGCGACGTCGAGGTGCTGCACGTGCTCTCGGGCGCCGTGAGCGTGCGCTTCGTCGACCGCGAGGTGCCGCTCGTCGCGGGCGACTCGATGACCTTCCCCGGCCGCGAGCCGCACAACTGGCGCGCCGACGACGAACTCGGCGCCGAGGTCGTCTGGGTGATCGTGCCCGCGTCGTGGAGCGGCTCGAGCTGA
- a CDS encoding XRE family transcriptional regulator: protein MAADPAESPSDPPIDRMLDGVAARLRALRTRRGLTLAELSEETGISTSTLSRLESGGRRPTLDLLIRLAAVYRASLDDLVGAPQIADPRVHPKPFYRGGKAIIPLTRSNPDLHAYKMVLPGHPPEAPVEQRAHEGYDWIYVLSGRVRLALGDEELVLEPGEAAEFDTRMPHGTASASLEPAEILNLLSAQGERVHLREAR from the coding sequence GTGGCCGCCGACCCCGCCGAATCGCCCTCCGATCCGCCCATCGACCGCATGCTCGACGGCGTCGCCGCGCGGCTGCGCGCGCTCCGCACCCGTCGTGGCCTCACCCTCGCCGAGCTCTCGGAGGAGACCGGCATCTCGACGAGCACGCTCTCGCGCCTCGAGTCGGGTGGCCGCCGACCGACGCTCGATCTGCTGATCCGGCTCGCCGCGGTCTACCGGGCGAGCCTCGACGACCTCGTCGGCGCACCGCAGATCGCCGACCCCCGCGTGCACCCGAAGCCCTTCTACCGCGGCGGCAAGGCGATCATCCCGCTCACCCGCAGCAACCCCGACCTGCACGCCTACAAGATGGTGCTGCCGGGGCATCCGCCCGAGGCGCCGGTCGAGCAGCGCGCGCACGAGGGCTACGACTGGATCTACGTGCTCAGCGGTCGCGTGCGCCTCGCGCTCGGCGACGAGGAGCTCGTGCTCGAGCCCGGCGAGGCCGCCGAGTTCGACACGCGGATGCCGCACGGCACGGCGAGCGCGTCGCTCGAGCCGGCCGAGATCCTCAACCTCCTGAGCGCGCAGGGTGAACGCGTGCACCTGCGCGAAGCGCGGTGA